CTCCCGCCAAGTCCTGGCAGGTTGGGGATCGCTGCTTCACGCTCGAAGCTCCTGCCACGGGCGGTCGCAACATTGTCGATGCCGACATCCAGGGCGCACAGAGATTTCCGGACGCCGGCGGGCGCCTCACGGTTTCCCACCACTTGTCAACGCGTGCAGTCGGCTCGCCGCTGCTGAATGAATATGGCGAGGTAATCGGCGTAATGGGTGGGGCCGTCATCCCCGGAATCAGCTCGCTCTCCAGCCACTGGAGTGCGTTTCCGGGCAACATGGCCAGTCAGAACGTTGCTTTTCGCAGCGTGACTGCGGTTCCTATTGACCTGGTTCCCGAAACCAGCCGCACGTCGGGCGGAAGGAGCCTGCTCGATATGGCCGCCGCTGGTTATTTCATTCCCGCGCTCGAGGGCGACCGCAACGTCGATCGCGGGACTGTGGCTCGCGCATTGGACAAGCGCGCTCCCTTTGCCCTGCCGGTCGATGAGCGATGGGAATACTCGCGCCGCGACCAGAAAATCACCGTCTACGTGCTCTGGAGACCCCAGGAGAAGCGCAAGGGCAAGAGTTCCCTGCTCATCTACGACGTTAACAACCGTCTGGTCAACCAGGCTAAACCCGGAACGCTGCGCCTGAATCCGGGCACATCGTCGTACAGCACGTGGGACGTGGATATCGCTAACGTCTCCCCGGGAGTCTATCGCTTCGACGTGGTCCTGGAGACGCGTCCAATCTGGCGGACGTTTGTGAAGATCACGGAGTAGCGAGCTCACGTCGGGGACGAGCAGAGCTGATTCCGAATCGCTCAAACCGGACCG
This portion of the Terriglobales bacterium genome encodes:
- a CDS encoding serine protease produces the protein MPASEPRFRLVRSISGSHGSEQNGRYTVEDPRTTFSLKDDRHVIVYFEWDGPLGSHRFEGRWKNPEGKVVVLSDFSYEARQKRFGAYWSLTLTDGTAPGLWALEAYVDGEHAGTHAFQIVAEPKPAEQTPSRRLLPVSEIYQRALASTVLLERLDSTGRTTGTGSGFVFGDGLVLTAFQVIDGASALMAVTADGRRIPVSLVANFNRWQDWALLRLDGGSPPPLPRAPAKSWQVGDRCFTLEAPATGGRNIVDADIQGAQRFPDAGGRLTVSHHLSTRAVGSPLLNEYGEVIGVMGGAVIPGISSLSSHWSAFPGNMASQNVAFRSVTAVPIDLVPETSRTSGGRSLLDMAAAGYFIPALEGDRNVDRGTVARALDKRAPFALPVDERWEYSRRDQKITVYVLWRPQEKRKGKSSLLIYDVNNRLVNQAKPGTLRLNPGTSSYSTWDVDIANVSPGVYRFDVVLETRPIWRTFVKITE